Sequence from the Stenotrophomonas bentonitica genome:
GCGCAGCGCGTGGCTGCGCGGCTTGCCGGCCGATCGCCGGCAGCGCCTGCGCGAATTGTCAGCGGCATTCCTGCACGACAAGACCATCACGCCGATCGGCGGGCTGCAGCTGGGCGACGACGATGCCGTGCTGATCGCCGCACTGTGCTGCCTGCCGCTGCTGGAACTGGGCGAAGTGGGACTGCGCGGCTGGTCGCAGGTGCTGGTCTACCCCGAAGGCTTCATCGTGCCGCAGAGCGAGATGGATGAAGACGGGGTGCTGCACGAGTGGGAAGAAGAGGCCATCGGCCAGGTCTCGCACAACGGGCCGCTGCTGCTGTCCTGGCATGACGTGCAGGCCGAGCTGAAGCACCCGCATGAAGGCGCCTGCGTGGTGGTGCATGAAATGGCGCATCGGATCGATGTGCTGGACGGGGTGCTTGATGGCACCCCGCCATTGCCGCGCGATTGGCAGAAGCAGTGGGCGGCCGATTTCCAGCAGGCCTTCGATGCGCTGTGCGCGCAGGTGGACGATGGCCAGGAGACGGTGATCGACCCGTATGCGGCCGAAGCGCCGGATGAGTTCTTCGCGGTGGCGACCGAGTACCACTTTTCTGCGCCGGACCTTCTGGAGCAGGAAATGCCGGCGGTGGCGGCGCATCTGCGCAGGTTCTACGGGGCGCCGCCCGCCTTCTAGACCCCGATCAGGGGCCCGGCGGCAGCTTCACTTCAAACCGCGCGCCACCCAGTTCCGGCGAGCGCTTCACCTGCAGTTCGCCGCGATAGTCCTTGATCAGGTCCTGCACGATCGACAACCCGATCCCGTGGCCCTGCACGCGTTCGTCGCCGCGCACGCCACGCTGCAGCACCTTGGCGATGTCTTCCGGCGCGATACCCGGGCCGTCATCGTCCACCGAGAGCAGCAACCCGGCGCGACGCACGCCCCGCTCGGTAAGCGGCTTGGCGGTCAGCAGCACGCGGCGGTTGGCCCACTTGAAGGCGTTCTCCAGCAGGTTGCCGAGCAGCTCCTGCAGGTCGCCCGGCTCGCCGTGGAAGCGCGCGGCCTCGTCGATATCGAACTCGCACAGCACGCCCTTGGAGGCGTACACCTTTTCGAGACCCCGCACGATTTCCTCGGCATTGGACTCGATCGGCAACGGCGCCGAGAACAGCTTGTGCCCGGACGATGCCGCGCGCGCCAGCTGGTAGCCGACCAGGTTGTTCATGCGCCGCAGCTGGACGTCGAACTCCTCGCGTAGGTCCTGGTCCTGGGCACCGCTGTCCAGCTGCGTGCGCAGCACCGCCAGCGGGGTTTTCAGGCTGTGCGCCAGGTCGGCCAGCGTGTTGCGCTGGCGCTCGAGGTTCTCGCGCTCGCTTTCGATGAAGGCGTTGATGCTGTCGGTGAGCGGTTCCAGCTCGCGCGGGTGGCGTTCGCTCATGCGCTCGGTTTCGCCGCGCTGGACCTTGGTCAGCTCGGTGATCACGCGCCGCATCGGGCGCAGGCTCCACTGCAGGATCACCGTCTGCAACAGCAGCAGGATCAAGCCAGCGCCGCCCATCCAGAACCAGACGCGACCACGGAACACGCGCAGCTGCGCGCCGAGCGCGCGCGAGTCTTCCATAACGTAGATGGTGTACGGGAACTCGGTGGCGGGGTCGGCGTCGGCGTCCCACACCAGGCCCAGGCCGTAGCGGTACACCGAGCCCTGGCTGCCGTCGATCTGGATCATCGGCAGCGGGCCTTCGAACACTTCCTGGCGCGGGGCCAGCAGGCCGCCGCCCACGGTGGGCAGCATCGGGCCTTCGGCGGACATCGAGTTGCCCTTGCCGTCCGGCATCACCACCTGGAGGTACAGCCCGCTGCCGGGCACGTCGAAGCGTGGATCCGGCGGCTGCTCGCGGATGTACAGCGAGCGGTCGCGGGTGAAATCGATGCCGGCCGCGTACGCGGTGGCGTAGTTCTTCAGCCGCTCGCGCAGGTTGGCGCGGGCGGTGTCGGCAAATGCGGCGTCCAGTGCATAGCCGGCGATCGCCAGGAAGGCGATCAGGCTCACACTGGCGGCCAGCAGCTGGCGCGCCTGCAGGGAGCGCGGCCGCCAGCGTTTAAAGAACCACAGACGGCCTGACATCATCCCATCACCGCACTAGCGGCTCAGCCCTCGTTGCTGCGCGGAATCGCGAAACGGTAACCACGGCCACGCACGGTTTCGATCGGCTTGAGCTCGCCGTCCGGATCCAGCTTCTTGCGCAGGCGGCCGATGAACACTTCCAGCACGTTCGAGTCGCGGTCGAAATCCTGCTGGTAGATGTGTTCGGTGAGATCGGCCTTGGAGACCAGTTCACCGGCATGCATCATCAGGTATTCGAGCACCTTGTACTCGTAGCTGGTGAGGTCCACGTTGCTGCCTGCAACGCTGACGGTCTGCGCGGCGAGATCCAGCGCGACCGGGCCGCATTCGAGGGTGGGCTTGCTCCAGCCGGCAGCGCGGCGCAGCAGCGCGTTGACGCGTGCCAGCAGCTCTTCGACGTGGAACGGCTTGACGAGGTAATCGTCGGCGCCCTGCTTGAGCCCTTCGACCTTGTCCTGCCAGCTCGAGCGGGCGGTAAGGATCAGCACCGGGAACTTCTTGCCCTCGTCGCGCAGCGCCTTGATCAGTTCCATGCCCGACATCTTGGGCAGGCCCAGATCGATGATGCCTACGTCG
This genomic interval carries:
- a CDS encoding zinc-dependent peptidase, producing MAQLPAGHVPLIQSLLRWLRSAPRPIPETSWQRTCQRSAWLRGLPADRRQRLRELSAAFLHDKTITPIGGLQLGDDDAVLIAALCCLPLLELGEVGLRGWSQVLVYPEGFIVPQSEMDEDGVLHEWEEEAIGQVSHNGPLLLSWHDVQAELKHPHEGACVVVHEMAHRIDVLDGVLDGTPPLPRDWQKQWAADFQQAFDALCAQVDDGQETVIDPYAAEAPDEFFAVATEYHFSAPDLLEQEMPAVAAHLRRFYGAPPAF
- a CDS encoding sensor histidine kinase; translation: MSGRLWFFKRWRPRSLQARQLLAASVSLIAFLAIAGYALDAAFADTARANLRERLKNYATAYAAGIDFTRDRSLYIREQPPDPRFDVPGSGLYLQVVMPDGKGNSMSAEGPMLPTVGGGLLAPRQEVFEGPLPMIQIDGSQGSVYRYGLGLVWDADADPATEFPYTIYVMEDSRALGAQLRVFRGRVWFWMGGAGLILLLLQTVILQWSLRPMRRVITELTKVQRGETERMSERHPRELEPLTDSINAFIESERENLERQRNTLADLAHSLKTPLAVLRTQLDSGAQDQDLREEFDVQLRRMNNLVGYQLARAASSGHKLFSAPLPIESNAEEIVRGLEKVYASKGVLCEFDIDEAARFHGEPGDLQELLGNLLENAFKWANRRVLLTAKPLTERGVRRAGLLLSVDDDGPGIAPEDIAKVLQRGVRGDERVQGHGIGLSIVQDLIKDYRGELQVKRSPELGGARFEVKLPPGP
- a CDS encoding response regulator transcription factor; the encoded protein is MRILLVEDEAPLRETLAARLKREGFAVDAAQDGEEGLYMGREVPFDVGIIDLGLPKMSGMELIKALRDEGKKFPVLILTARSSWQDKVEGLKQGADDYLVKPFHVEELLARVNALLRRAAGWSKPTLECGPVALDLAAQTVSVAGSNVDLTSYEYKVLEYLMMHAGELVSKADLTEHIYQQDFDRDSNVLEVFIGRLRKKLDPDGELKPIETVRGRGYRFAIPRSNEG